A window of Oncorhynchus nerka isolate Pitt River linkage group LG4, Oner_Uvic_2.0, whole genome shotgun sequence contains these coding sequences:
- the LOC115128913 gene encoding C-C motif chemokine 19-like — translation MSLRVAALLLLASVLWSHVAASTDQALDCCLTTTDTKLPHRVVKSYSIQTVSGGCRIAATVFVTKKNLRLCAPPATKKNWVAKLIKQLKRKSHKGKDRKGKNGKRRH, via the exons ATGTCATTACGGGTGGCTGCACTTCTTCTGTTGGCATCTGTCCTCTGGAGCCATGTAGCAG CAAGCACAGATCAGGCTTTGGACTGCTGCTTGACAACGACTGATACCAAGCTTCCCCACAGAGTGGTGAAGTCATACAGTAtccagacagtcagtggaggatgTCGGATAGCTGCCACTGT GTTTGTCACGAAGAAGAACCTTAGACTGTGTGCTCCTCCTGCCACCAAGAAGAACTGGGTGGCCAAACTCATCAAGCAACTGAAGAGGAAATCGCATAAGGGAAAGGACAGAAAAGGGAAGAATG GCAAGAGAAGACACTGA